The genomic segment TTCCTTCTTTTGATAAATTTCAAAGTAGTGTAAATCAAAGATTAATGTTTTTAAAACTTTTTAATGAACAAGTACCTTGCTCACTGAAATTTTCAAAAGAGGAAATCTCTTTATGTAATAAAATCTCTTTATTTGAAACTTTTATTAGTAAAGTATATTTTAATTTACAATGTAATTTTTCTTACTCTTCAAATATTAAGATTGATATTGAAAAAACAGTATTAATAAATAAATTTCTAAAAAAAGTTAGATTAAGAACAGAATCTATTCCTACAAAATACTCTATTTTTACCAAAAACATTAATAATTTAAAAAAATCAACTGACTTAATAATAATTCTTTTAGAGAATGATTTCTCTTTCTTTTTAGATGGAAATAGTTGTTTTAAAAGATTTGTATCTAATAAAATTCTTAACTCTGCCCATAATAGAGAAGTAAATGTTAGTGATGATTCAATTGACATTATTTCTCATGAACAGATGTTTCAAACAAAAATATTCACTTTTTGGGAGTTTATAAATAGCAAAAAACTTGATATTGATAAACATATTAAAAAAGCAATTAAATGTATAAAAGAGAGTGATTTCAAACAAGTTTATTTAGTATATCCCAAAAATGATGATTTTTGTAAACACGTAAGTGTTAGATGTAATGATATTAGTAGCAGCGAGTACAACATAAAGTTAGTTCCATACTCTATGCGTTCAACTTTAAGATAATTTTATAAAAAAGGAAAAATATGAAAGCAATATTCTATGCAACAAGTACAGGAAATACAGAAGAGGTTGCAAATAAAATACATGAAAAACTAGATGGATTTGAATTAATAGATATTTCAAGTGATGGTGTAGAAAAGATGAAGGATTGTGAATCAATTGTTTTAGGTGTATCAACTTGGGGTGAGGGTGAGCTACAAGATGATTGGGAAGATTGTTTTGATGATATTCAAGAAATTGATTTCAAAGATAAGAAAGTAGCACTTTTTGGTTTAGGTGATCAAGAGAGTTATGGGCATGAGTTTGTAGATGCTTTAGGAATTATGTATGAAACTTTAATTGAACAAAATGCAAAGATTATAGGAAAAACATCAACTGATGGTTATGAGTATGATTATTCAAAAGCTGAGGTAGATGGAGAGTTTGTTGGATTAGTAATTGATGAAGATAATCAAGAAGATTTAACAGATGAAAGAGTTGAAAACTGGTGTAATGAAATAAAAAGTTTAATATAGTATTGATAATTGTTCTTATAATCAAGAAAGATTAAAGTTTATTTTGTTACTATTCTAATTCAATTCAAGCTGGTTGAATTACACACAAGGAGAAATTTAATGAAAAAAATAAGTTTAATTGCAGCATCGTTACTATTAACAAGTAATTTAGTTGCAAATAGTTTTGATGAGGCTTTTAAAGCTGGAACTGTAAGTGGTGATATCACATTATATGGTGAAAAACAAGATAATAGTGGTGGAAACAAAGATTCTGGTTTTTCAATGGGTTCTATTGGACTTTCTTATGAGACTGGTGAGTTAAATGGTTTTAAAGCAGCAGTTGGATTTAGAGGAAATCATGATTTTTCAGAAGTAGAAGAAGATGATTATTCTGATGGAAGTGAAAAAGAAGCAATTGTTCATACTGCTAATATCTCATATGCAAATGAGTATTTAGGATTAACTCTTGGTAGACAAGAGATTGATTTAGAGTGGTTAGGTGATTACCATGAAGCAGCAGTTCTTGGAGTTACAGCAATTCCTGATACAACAGTTGTTTTAGGATATACAAATAGAAATGCAGTTGCAGATGTAGATGCTCCTTTAGAAGACTTTGCTGACTTTGGTGAAACATCAGAAGGTAAAGAGATTGACTTTGCTGCTGTATTAGATGCAAAATATGAAGGTGTAAAAGGTTTAGTTGTAAACCCTTACTATTATGATGCAGATAATTTAGCTAACTGGTATGGTTTAAAAGTTGATTATGATACTGATATGTTTGGTGTAACTGTACATGGTGCAAGTTCAAATGAAGATGTTTCTGGAACTAAAGATGGAGATATCGCTCACATTGAAGGTAGATTAAATATTGCAGGATTTGGATTTAACCTTGGATATGTAACTACAGACAATAATGGTGGAGTTGGTTCTATGGCTGCACTAGGTGATAACATTAATCCATTTGATGCCTTAAGAGGTGGAGATGGTGAAAAAGTTTATGAAGCAGATGCACAAACAACTTATTTAAATGTAAACTATGAGATTTCTGGTGTTGAACTAGGAGCTATGTATGGTGAGATGGAATATGGTAGTGACAAAGATAAAGAGTTTGATTTTACTGTAGATTATGGTATTACTGATAACTTATCTATTGGTGCATTATATGTAAATCTTGATGCTGAAGATAGTGACAATGATTACGATAAATTAACTTTAACAGTTGAGTATTCATTCTAATCTAAATGATTAATAAACAAGGAAGAGACTCCTAAGCTCTTCCTTGTAAGATTATTTTATATAATCTCTTCTTTTCCTAATTCTGAAAATTCATTATCTACAATAGCATCTTCATGGAAGTATTCAATTTTATTTTCTGCTGTTTCTAAGTTTTTAAACTTTGCAATATGAAAAATAGCATCCCCTTCTTGTATTAAAGGAATTTCTGATTTTCCAATTATTATTCCATCAAAGGCAGCTTTTATCTCATAACTCATATCATCCAAAGGTTCATCAACATAAGCTATAACTTCATCTTCTTTAACTGTTTCACCTAAGCCTTTAATAGTTCTTATAATTCCACTTTCAGTTGACCTAATCCATTGGCTTGTTCTTGCAATAATAGGAAGAGAAAACTTTTTTCTCTTTGTTGTATTAGGAAGCATTTGAGTCTCCCTTAAGACATTTACTATGCCTTTTACTCCAATTCTAATTGATTTTTCATCAAATCTTAGGGCTTCTCCTGCTTCATAAAGTAAAACAGGAATTCCTTTATTTTGGGCTTCTTCTCTTAAAGAACCATCTCTTAGCTCTGAGTGTAAAACAACAGGTGCTTCAAAAGCTTTTGCAAGATTATATGTAAAAGGATTATTCAAGTCTGTACGTACTTGTGGTAAGTTTGATTTATGAATAGAAGCTGTATGTAAATCTATTCCAAAATCACATTTTGTAACGATTTCATCAAAAAATATTTTTGCAATTCTACTAGCTAGTGAACCTTTTTTTGAACCAGGAAAAGAGCGATTTAAGTCTCTTCTATCTGGCATATATCTTGATAAGGTTGTAACCCCATAGGTATTTACAATAGGTATTAAAATCAAAGTCCCTTTTAGTTTTTTAAGAATAGTTAATTTTCTTAGTCTTCTAATAATTTCAATACCATTTAATTCATCCCCATGAATTGCAGCACTTACAAAAATAGTTGGACCATCTTTTCTTCCTCTTATGATTCTAATGGGTAGTTTCATGGGAGAATGATAAAGTTTTGGAAGCTTTAAATCCAAAGTTATATTTGAATTTGCTTCTATTTCAGTATCAGCTATTATTAGCTTCTTCATAGTTTATGCTCCGATACTATCTCTTTTAATTCTTCTTTTTTTATCTCCAGGGTTTGGTACACTTTTTTCAATATAGTCCATAATTTTTCCAGCAATATCAATACCAGTTGATTTTTCTATTCCTTCTAATCCTGGACTTGAATTCACTTCCATCACAAGAGGACCACGACTAGATGGAATCATATCAACTCCACAAACCCCAAGACCCATAGCTTTTGCAGCTGCTAAAGCCGTTGATTTCTCTTTTCTATTTAGTTTATAAGAAGTTGCACTTCCACCTTGGTGTAAGTTTGATCTAAAGTCACCTTCTGCACCTTGTCTTCTCATTGCTCCAACAACTTCACCACCAACAACTAAAGCTCTAATATCAGCTCCTCCAGCTTCTTCAATAAACTCTTGAACTAATAAGTTTACATCCATTCCATAAAAGGCATCAAGAACTGATTTTGCAGCTTTTTCACTATCAACTAAAACTACTCCAACCCCTTGAGTTCCTTCTAAAATTTTTAAAACTAAAGGTGCTCCACCACTTAAAGCAATAACATCTTTTGCACTAGATTTATTTGAGGCAAAAACAGTTCTTGGCATATCAACACTATTTTTTGATAAAACTTGTAAACTTCTAAGTTTATCTCTACTTCTAGCAATAGCAAGGTTTCCAGATGTACTAAAAACATCCATCATCTCAAAGTGTCTAACCATTGCAGTTCCATAGAATGTTCTACTTGCACCAATTCTTGGAATGATAGCATCTGGAACAGGAAGTTTTTTACCTAAGTAGTTGATTAAAAGTTCACCTTTGATAATCTCAATTGTACATTTAAGATAGTCGATTACTCTTATCTCCCAACCTCTTTGTTCCCCAGCTTCTACTAATCTTTGTGTTGAGTAAAGACTAGAATTTCTTGATAAAATATATACTTTCATTTTTTCTCACTTATTGTTTAGATAAATACTCTTTTGATACATCAACTAGAAATTTTTCACTTAAAAACCTTCTGCCTATTAGCATAGGTAGTTTCATATCAGCTCTATTTGTAAGAGTAATTACACTCTTGTACTTTTTACCCATAAACTCTACAGTAACTTTTATAGATGGTCTAGTTTGTAGTTGTCCATTTGAACTTCTAACTTTTTTTAGTTTATAAAGTGGCATTTTCATTCTTTTGCCATGATAAGAAGGATGAATATCATCAAGTAGTGTAAAGTGTACTACATCGTTTTCAATCTTAATATCATCACAGTGTAAAGCATTAGAATCTGCTCCTGTGTCAACTTTAGCATCTAATTCAAAAAGTTCTAAATCAATTATGGAAATTAACTCTTTTTTCCCTACGATTTTCACAAGTAAATACTCTCATATTAAGATGTAATAAATTTAATTTATTACATTATGCTATCATAAAATTATTAAAAAAGTAAATCAAAAATCTATATAGTTTTTATTTTATAAGATTAAAAGAAGAGGATTATTCCTCTTCTAATAAGTGTTCGTATCTTTTGTCAGTTAAAAGTTTCATAAATGCTACTAAAGCATCTATTTTTCTTTCGTTTTGTTTTTTTGCTTTTAAGTCTTCTAAAGAGATTGTTCCTTCAACTTCTGGTTTATCCCAAGCCTTACCAGTCTCTGGATTAATAGTTCTTTCTTTATTGTTATATTTATCATAAAATAAAACTACAGTTCTTAAATCTTTAAATACACCATTGTGCATATATGGACCAGTTACTGCTACATTTCTAAGTGTTGGAACTTTATGTTTCCCTAAATGTTTTTCATCAGTAACTTTTGGGTTTGCTAATAAACCTTTATCAATATCTTTTACACCATTTTTAGCTCTTAACTCATGGTTTATAGGTGTTCCAATATTGTGATACTCAAAGTTTGTAAAAGTTTCACCTTCTGAATCTTCTGCTTTACTAAGGTGACAATTTGCACAAGAGTTGTTTGCATTTGAGAAAAATAGTGATCTACCTAAGTCTTCAAGGGGTGTTAAGTCATACTCTCCTCTTAAAAATCTATCATATTTTGAATCAAAGGGAGCAAACTCTTTTGTTTGTTCAAATTTTTCAATTGAATCAGTCATCGCTGTGTATGCTTTTTCATTTGAAGAGAAAATATCTTTTCCATAGATAGTTTTGAAAGTCTCTATATAATAAGGGTTTTCTTTTAGTCTATCTACAACAGCCTTTTTTGATGGCATTCCCATTTCAATAGGGTTTGTTGGAGGACCTCCTGCTTGACCTGCTAAAGTATCTTCTCTTCCATCCCAAAACTGTCCACCAATATATTGCTTACTTTTTTTATCATAATGAAACTTTGGACTAAACATAGCATATGCTGCACTTGGAGCTTGTCTATCACCTAATGACTTCCCATCATCACCCAGTGATGCCATAGCTTTTACTCCATTGTCTCTGTCATCTGCAAAACCTCTCTCTGGATTATGGCAAGTAGCACAAGCTTGAGTTCTATTTTTTGAAAGATTTTTATCAAAAAATAAAACCTTTCCTAATTGTTCTTTTTGTTTTATTTGCTTTTGAATTTCTTCTTTAGATAAAGTAGAGTTTGTACAACCAGTTACAAGTAAAGCAGTAGTTGCAAGGGCAACTAAATTTAAATATTTCACTAACTTCTCCTTCTTAAAATATTTATAAATGGTAATAGTAATAAGTTTTTTATTGACCTGTACTCTTTCATTTGCTCTTTTCTAAGTCCAAATTTTAATACTTGAACTTCATTGGATAGTTTTAGCGTTCCAAAAACTCTATCCCAAATGCTTAAGTATCCACCATAGTTTTTATCAAAAGACTTTTTACTATGGTGAATTTGATGTTGTTTTGGTGAAATAAGCCACTTTTCTAAGAAGCTAAAATAAGCAAGGGGGATATGTGAGTGTCTTAAATTTGAACCTAAAAAAGAGAAAACAAATACAAACATATTAGCTCCAACTATTTCTATAATTCCAATTTTTGAACCAAAAAAGTATAAAAATACACCTGTTGTAAGACCTATACTTAATGAGTATCGAAATCCAAAAAGAATATTTTCAACTGGATGAACTCTGTAAAAAGTTAAAGGGTTTAAAACTTTTGCACTATGATGTATCTTATGGAACTCCCAAAGAAAAGGAATAGTATGTAAAAATCTATGTAGCCAGTATCTAGTAAAGTCACTTATTACAAAAAGGGTTACTGTATATAAAATAATTACCGCTTCATAAGAAAGAGAATTTATGTGATTAAATCCAAACTCTAAATAAAGAAGCTTTCTTATATACAAAGCAACACTATTTGCACTAATTACTATTGGAAAAATTATTGCGATTTTAATAAAGTATGAAAGAACAAAGTAGTAATAATCAAGTTTTGCACTAGGATGAAGCCACAAAGCTTTAGATAAATTTGTTCTAATATACTTCTTATTAAAGTATAAATAAACCATTGCAATAGCAACTGATGAGATAATATAAACCCAGAAAGTTCTTTTATCTGGGTTTATTAAATACTCAAAGAGTAAAAGGTCGTTCAATTTTAGTCACCATCTGCATCAATGATTTTTGCATTGATTGATAACTCTTCAATTAAATCTAAAAATAGAACAACATGAATAGTATTTGTTACTTCATAAAGCTCTTTTGCATCTTTAAAATTATCATTTTTAATTTTTTTATTTAAAGAGATTGCCTTAGTAATTGAGTTTCTTAAAACATTAACTTGTTCATTATGTGTTAAGTCCACAAGGTAGTTTCCATAATCATAGTAAGCTTTATTATTGAAAACATTTTTGTAAGTATTTAAAATAGAATCAATAGCGAATGAAGAGTTTTTACTAATAAAATATTCTCCTCTTTTATTATCAAAACTGTCTTTGTATTTTTTACTTAAACCAACTACATCTCCAATTCTCCACTCTTTTAGTTTATAAGTGTTTTGAATAAGTTTATTGATTAGAATTCCATTTGCCTTTTTTAAATCACTTAAAAAAGTTTTGTGTAGGGCTTTATATTCATTATTAATATCTTCAAGATGAGACTTAATTCTTTTTATAATAGTAAGTGTGATTTCATTTACTCTTTTGTCTTTAATATCTTTTGTATGTAATACGTACTCTAAAGCATTGATTGATTTAAGTGAATTCTTAAATAGAGCAATTTTTGCTGCATCTTTACTCTCTATTGCACGGTCTAACTGAACTTTGATATCTTCATTTCCGTGGTGATAAATATCAATTAATCTTGGAGTGTCAATATAGTCTTCATTTAATTCACCTAAAATATATGTCGATTGCACACTTTTCCATGACTTAACAAGATTTTTAAACTCTTGTTTTGCCTCTTCAGTTTTGCTATTTCTAACTTCTTTTTCTAAAGCTTTAATATCCTCTACGGCTTTTTGTGAATCTTTTAAAATCACTTGCTCATAGATTGTATTTAACATTTCTTTATTTTTAATATCTATATTTTCAACTTTTTCATTTGCAAAAGATATAGAAGTTAAACAAAGTATTGTTAGAACTATTTTAAATATTTTCATTTTATAACCTCTCTAAAAATTTTAGTAGTTTTTCTCTTTTTTGTTTGTCTAAGTGCATGAAAGCTTCTTTAGAAGCTTGTGCCTCACCACCATGCCAAAGAATTGCTTCTTGGAAATTTCTTGCTCTTCCATCATGTAGTAGTCTTGGCTTTTTATTATTGATTTTTTGATGTAAACTTAAACCCCATAAAGCAGGAGTTCTCCATTCACTTCCACTTGCATCAAACTCTGTTCTTCCATCTGCTAAACCTTCACCCATATCATGTAATAAAAGATCTGTAAAAGGTGAAATCTTAAGTCCACTTTTTGTAGTAAATGAATCTATATGACATTTTGCACAAGAGATTTGTTTAAATAGGGCTAAACCTTCTTCATACTCTTTATCTTTTTTTGCACTATATGTTTGTCTTTTTTTAATATAAAAGTCTACAGCTTGAAGTCTAAAATCAGGCAAATCTATTTGATGTCTAGCTTTAGGAGCTTCCTTACAAGCTACTTGTTTATCTGTACATTTATCTTTTGGAAAAATAGAAGTTGTTAGTCCCATATCATTTATAGCTGCATCAGCACTTTGATGTAAGATTGTTGTATTCGCTGCTTTCCAAGAGTATTTCCCTATCTCTTTTTTCTTTGTAATAGGAGAATAAGCATAGTTTACTCGTCCTGAAATACCATCTTTATTTTTATCAAATTCATCAACATTTGCTAAGATTTGTTCATTTGGAATATCTTCTATAAGACCTAAACCATTTAGTGATGGTGCAATTCTAAAAGTGATAATAGTATCTTTGTGAAGTTCTCCATATTGTAAATCATTTAATACATAGTTTGGTTTTAAGATAGTATCAACTTCTCCATCGGGAAACTTAACTTCTATCTCATCAAACTTTATTTCTGGTTTTGCTTCATATTTTACTTTAGCTGTTCCATTTATAGCAACTTGACCACCATAACTTGGTTCTGGTATTAAAGCATTTGTTTTAAGAAACTCTATCTCTTCTTTTAATCCTTTAGAAGGAATTGAAAGTTTAGGGATTACTGCACGTGAAAGTGTTCCATTTTCGTTGTAAAGATTTCCTCTACCATTACTTGGGTGACAACTATTACATGTGTTTGCATTAAAAAGGGGTCCTAATCCATCTCTTGCTGTTGTTGCACTTGGAGCTTCAACCCAAGGGATTTTAAAAAAACTTCTTCCTAATATAAACTTATCATACTCTTCATCACTTAGATTTTCTACATGTTTAAGTAGAGTTTTTTTATCTTGCGTATGAGTTATTTCAGAACCATTTGCTAAAACCGCAAAAAGCCCAGTAGCAAAAAGTGCTACGAGGCTTTTATTTATAAGGGTTTTTGAAATTGATTTGAAATTAGATTTTTGTTTCTTCTGGATCTGTAACATCGTCTGTACTTAAAGAAATTCCATTTGCTTTTGCAACTGTAACCATTTCATCACCAAGTTTTCTCATTTCATTTTTAAGTTTTACAATAACTTTTGCCATTGGGTTATCTGGCTGAATTTGATAATCAAAGTGCTCTTTTGTCTTTGCAGTTTCATCAACTTTTGCAATTTTTTCTTCAATAGAAGTCATTAATGCAACAATTCTAGCTTTGTCTTCTTTTGAAACTTTATCTAATAATGCAGCACCATATGCTTTACCATTATAAGTTGAAGTTAAAATATTTTTGAAACCTAAGTAGTTTGTTACAATATCTCTATGAGTATTGTCAGAGAAGCAAGAATGCTCATCTTCTTCTGATGGAGTTAAAACAGCAACTGCAATTCTTTCATTTGCAAGTTCTGATTTAATAAATACACCCATTCCAGCGATAACTTGTTTTAAAGCTTCTTCTCTTGTTAAGTTTTTAGAAGCATTTTCACCTGTTAATTTTCCTTGGAATGCAGCTTGATATAAACCATCTTTATTCCAAGCAGAAGTTACAACTTCTAAATCAGAAACGATTTTTTGTGCAGATGCTTTTAAGTAAGCTAATCTTCTTTGAGAGTTTACATCAGAAGTAAAATCAGAAAGTGGTCTTTGCCCAGCAGTTTTAGCTCCATTTGTGATTGAATCTTTTACAAAGTTTGAGTAATCTTGGTCTTGTCCCCATAATAAGAACTCAACAGCATGGTATCCTGTAGAAACATTTGCTTCTCCACCATTTTCATTTAAAGCAGTTAAAGCATCAACAGTAATAGAAGTTACATCAACAACAGATGAATCTTCACCACCTGGGTTAAACTTACCTTTTGTATCAATGATATTTCCACTTGTTTTAGCACCATTAGCATCAATAGTATAATCAATCATATTTTCATCTAATGGCCAAGCATTTAATTGCCCTTCTAATGCACCATATTTATTAGCAACCCAACCTTCTTCTGCATCAATTGGACCATTTGCAAGTCTGAAGATTTCAGTTTGTCCATAAGATTCTCTTGAAACTAACCAAGCATCTTTTGCTGCTTGTAAAGTTTTTTCAGTAGGATTTGCTGCAAATTTATTAATAGCATTTTGTAATGCTTTTGCATCATTTAGTGCATCATTGTAGTTATCATGTGCAATTTTTGCATAAGAACTTAAGATATCACCTTTTTCCATATGATGGTGAGAATGTGCTTTAGAATCTGCATTCGATGCTGCACAACCAGAAAATGCTAGCGCCGCTGCAAAACTAATACTTGCTGCTAATAATTTTGTTTTGTTCATATTTTTCCTTTTAGTTTTCTAAATGATAGTCGTTATCAAATAATAAGATGTATTCTAAAAAAATTACACTTAAATCATACTTAATATTGATAGTCTTTATCAATATTATAAATTGTTTATAGATTTTCTAATTGTATTTATAAGTTGAGTATTAATTGACTTCATGTCAATCTCATCTTTATAGCACTCATACTCTTCTAAGATAAACATATAGTTGTTTAATGTATTAATTAATTCTTTTTCATTAGTTAGCAATACTAATTTAGAAATAATTGACCTAATAGCTACCTTTTTTTCTGATAAGTTTTCACAAGTCATAGTTACAATCTCATCACTTAATACAGAAAAAGTATTAAGTTTCTTTTCTCTTAACCACTTTTTACTATCTTGTTTTTGAGAAATCTTAGAACTAATTACTGAATCAATTAACTTTGTAGCAATTGTTCCAACTAGTGCATTGCTTGCAAGAGTGTTTATAGCAGGTAGTGCAATCATTTTTATATCCTTTACTTGATAATAGCTATCAAAATTATAAGGGAAGAAGTCTTAAAAGTAGTTTAAAATGATAATTACTATCATTAATATTAAATTAAGAATATTTAGAATAGTATTTTGATACTGATTATTAAGGTTGAAAATGAAAAAAGAGTATCAAGAATCAAATTTACATAAAAAAAATATCAAAATTCATGGTAGGCTTTGGAAAGTTTATACACTAGCATTAGTAGTTAGTTTTGTAATTATATATATAAGAGGATAAGAATGAACAGTAAACACGGAATGACATTTGATGCATTTTTAAAGAACTTCAAACTACACGTATCAAAATTAGGATTTAAAAACTCAATTCAAAAGGATTATATTTTAAAGATTCTTTTTTACTCAGATGAACATTTAACTGCTGAGCAAATAGCATTTAAGGTAAAAGAAGAGTACAACATTGATGTAGGAATTGCAACTGTTTATAGAACAGTAAAGTTTTTTGAGGACTTAAATATTATTGATAGTTTAGATGTAGGTGATAGTGTAAAAAGATATGAACTTAAAATTTCAGAGCACCATGATCATTTAGTTTGTACTTCTTGCCATAAAATTATTGAGTTTTCTGATGATATTATTGAAGAAAAACAAGAATCAATTGCAAAAGATAATAACTTTATTCTAAAAGACCATGCAATGATAATTTATGGACTGTGTGAAGATTGTCAATAAAATAAAAAATGAATATAAATAAAAAAGTTTCACTTCTTTTTATAATAATCTTTATTTTCTCTTTTGTTCTAATCTCTTTTATTGTTAAAAGTAGGGTTGTAAATATTGAAAGTATAGAAGAGAAAATTACTATTAACAATGTAAAAAAAGTTCAAAGTATATTAAACAATTATTATGAAAAAGTAGAAAATATAAGCTATGAGTATTCAACTCATGATTTACTATTAAACTATATAAAAAACAATGATACTCAATCATTAAATAGTTTTTTTATAAACAAACCTGACTTTATGAAAAAACTAAATCTATCGTATTTTATTTTGCTTGATGAAAATAAAAAACCACTAATATCAAAATATTATGATTTAAGTTCAGAAGAGCAAATGGCTGTTCCTGAAGAACTTTTCTCTTTTTTAAATAAAACAAGTTTTGATGAACTCTCTTTATCTAGTAAAAATAGATATTTAACCTTAAATTTTGAAAAAGTATTATTTAGTTTTGAAAAGGTTTTAGTAAACAACGAAGTAGCGGGTTATGTCTTTACCGGTAGAGCTATTAATTCTTCTTTTTTGACTAAAATAAGTGATACTATAGGTGATTATGCAAGTTTAGTTAGCAATTATGAAGTAGATGATTTTAGTAAAATAAGTTTTGAAAATGATGTAATTGATTATAAGATAAAAGTTCAAGATGATGAAAAGCTATTTTACTATTTAAAGTTTTATGATGTTCTAGAAAAAGAAAACTTCTATATAAGATTCCAAAATAGTAGAGATGTTTACAATAATATGATTGTAGAGCTAAAATATATTCTATTTTTGTTTTTAGGAATGTTTTTTCTAACAATGATTGTGTTTTTTATTTTTATAAATAAACTTTTTGTAAATAGAATTAATTATATTGCAAATATCGTAAAGAAAGTATCTTTAAATGAGACATTAAAATATCAGTTAAGAGTTAGCTATGATGATGAAATCTCCTATTTAATTAGAAAAATAAATGAGATGTTCCGTGTGATAAATGCTCAACAAGATTTAACTTTAAAAAAAGAGAGAGACTTCTTACAGTCTGTTCTTGATACCCAACAAAATATTATTATGATAACTGATGGAAAAGAGATACAAAGTGTTAATAGAAAGTTTAAAGAGATATTTTTTAATACAGACAATTTTTTAGAAAATATTGCATTAATAGATAATAAAACAAAAGCAAACTTTATGGCAGTTGCAAAAAGGTACAACAATAAAGATATGCCAGCGAAGTTCAAACTAATAGATGACCAAGAGAAGTACTTTACTTTTCAAGTTTCTAAGTTAGATATTAGAAAGTATTTAATTTGTATGAATGATGTATCAACACTAAATCATAAAATAAATCATTTAACTTTTAAAGCAAGTACAGATGAACTAACAAGTGTTTATAATAAAGCTACAATAACTAACTATGCAAAAAGATGGCTTGAAGATAAAGACTTCTCTATGATTATCTTTGATATTGACTTCTTTAAAAAAATCAATGATACTTATGGACACTATGTTGGGGATTGCATTTTAAAAGAACTGGCAAAACTTATCTCTAAAGAGATATCAAAAGATGATATTTTAGGAAGATTTGGTGGTGAAGAGTTTTTACTTTTAATTGACGATACTTCAAGTGTAAATATTATAAAAATAGCAAACAGAATAAGAAAAGTCGTAGAAAAAGAGATTTTTGAAATAGATGAACATAAGATTCAAGTTACTATTTCAATGGGATGTACAGTATGTATATACGATGAAAAGTTTGAAACTGTATATAAAAGAGCAGATGAAGCTTTATATGAGGCGAAAAAAACAGGAAGAAATAAAGTTGTATTCTATTAATAAATAACATTTGTTGATAGTGATTCTAAATTTATAATAAGTTATTATTAAGAATAAGATACAATAATTACAAAAAGGAAT from the Arcobacter sp. F155 genome contains:
- a CDS encoding di-heme oxidoredictase family protein; the encoded protein is MLQIQKKQKSNFKSISKTLINKSLVALFATGLFAVLANGSEITHTQDKKTLLKHVENLSDEEYDKFILGRSFFKIPWVEAPSATTARDGLGPLFNANTCNSCHPSNGRGNLYNENGTLSRAVIPKLSIPSKGLKEEIEFLKTNALIPEPSYGGQVAINGTAKVKYEAKPEIKFDEIEVKFPDGEVDTILKPNYVLNDLQYGELHKDTIITFRIAPSLNGLGLIEDIPNEQILANVDEFDKNKDGISGRVNYAYSPITKKKEIGKYSWKAANTTILHQSADAAINDMGLTTSIFPKDKCTDKQVACKEAPKARHQIDLPDFRLQAVDFYIKKRQTYSAKKDKEYEEGLALFKQISCAKCHIDSFTTKSGLKISPFTDLLLHDMGEGLADGRTEFDASGSEWRTPALWGLSLHQKINNKKPRLLHDGRARNFQEAILWHGGEAQASKEAFMHLDKQKREKLLKFLERL
- a CDS encoding imelysin family protein, which produces MNKTKLLAASISFAAALAFSGCAASNADSKAHSHHHMEKGDILSSYAKIAHDNYNDALNDAKALQNAINKFAANPTEKTLQAAKDAWLVSRESYGQTEIFRLANGPIDAEEGWVANKYGALEGQLNAWPLDENMIDYTIDANGAKTSGNIIDTKGKFNPGGEDSSVVDVTSITVDALTALNENGGEANVSTGYHAVEFLLWGQDQDYSNFVKDSITNGAKTAGQRPLSDFTSDVNSQRRLAYLKASAQKIVSDLEVVTSAWNKDGLYQAAFQGKLTGENASKNLTREEALKQVIAGMGVFIKSELANERIAVAVLTPSEEDEHSCFSDNTHRDIVTNYLGFKNILTSTYNGKAYGAALLDKVSKEDKARIVALMTSIEEKIAKVDETAKTKEHFDYQIQPDNPMAKVIVKLKNEMRKLGDEMVTVAKANGISLSTDDVTDPEETKI
- a CDS encoding imelysin family protein encodes the protein MKIFKIVLTILCLTSISFANEKVENIDIKNKEMLNTIYEQVILKDSQKAVEDIKALEKEVRNSKTEEAKQEFKNLVKSWKSVQSTYILGELNEDYIDTPRLIDIYHHGNEDIKVQLDRAIESKDAAKIALFKNSLKSINALEYVLHTKDIKDKRVNEITLTIIKRIKSHLEDINNEYKALHKTFLSDLKKANGILINKLIQNTYKLKEWRIGDVVGLSKKYKDSFDNKRGEYFISKNSSFAIDSILNTYKNVFNNKAYYDYGNYLVDLTHNEQVNVLRNSITKAISLNKKIKNDNFKDAKELYEVTNTIHVVLFLDLIEELSINAKIIDADGD
- a CDS encoding sterol desaturase family protein; translation: MNDLLLFEYLINPDKRTFWVYIISSVAIAMVYLYFNKKYIRTNLSKALWLHPSAKLDYYYFVLSYFIKIAIIFPIVISANSVALYIRKLLYLEFGFNHINSLSYEAVIILYTVTLFVISDFTRYWLHRFLHTIPFLWEFHKIHHSAKVLNPLTFYRVHPVENILFGFRYSLSIGLTTGVFLYFFGSKIGIIEIVGANMFVFVFSFLGSNLRHSHIPLAYFSFLEKWLISPKQHQIHHSKKSFDKNYGGYLSIWDRVFGTLKLSNEVQVLKFGLRKEQMKEYRSIKNLLLLPFINILRRRS
- a CDS encoding Fur family transcriptional regulator, producing the protein MNSKHGMTFDAFLKNFKLHVSKLGFKNSIQKDYILKILFYSDEHLTAEQIAFKVKEEYNIDVGIATVYRTVKFFEDLNIIDSLDVGDSVKRYELKISEHHDHLVCTSCHKIIEFSDDIIEEKQESIAKDNNFILKDHAMIIYGLCEDCQ